A stretch of the Mesorhizobium huakuii genome encodes the following:
- a CDS encoding ornithine cyclodeaminase family protein, with the protein MKPIYIDYLNALDIEALDMTDGEIIAAVEAGLVAQGKGQTVIEPRVHLEPDPSFHGHFNVLRGYVAPLDTAGVKIVGDYVDNYLHGLPSEFGILNLFDPRTGTPRAILDATVITDMRTGAVTAIGAKHLARKNSKVLAHIGARGTAYWNVRLLDHLFDFDEIRVHSRRPESRDGFAAKLSTDLGKKVTAVVDWESCVKGADIVVEASRLPEPQPLLKTEWVKPGALVVPYGTMSAVELSLTDIMQKMVVDDWGQCKGGKFGSLRAHVETGRLSETTLHAELGQIAAGLKSGRESDDETILFWHRGLSLSDIALGKAMLAKAGEKGIGQRLRFA; encoded by the coding sequence TCATCGCCGCCGTCGAGGCGGGCCTGGTCGCCCAGGGCAAGGGCCAGACGGTAATCGAGCCGCGCGTGCATCTCGAACCGGACCCATCCTTCCACGGCCATTTCAATGTTCTGCGCGGCTATGTGGCGCCGCTCGACACGGCGGGCGTGAAGATCGTCGGCGACTATGTCGACAATTATCTGCACGGCCTGCCCTCGGAATTCGGTATCCTCAATTTGTTCGATCCGCGCACCGGCACGCCGCGTGCCATCCTTGACGCCACCGTCATCACCGACATGCGCACCGGCGCCGTCACCGCCATAGGCGCCAAGCATCTGGCGCGCAAGAATTCGAAGGTGCTGGCCCATATCGGCGCGCGCGGCACTGCCTATTGGAACGTGCGGCTGCTCGACCATCTCTTCGATTTCGACGAGATCCGCGTCCATTCGCGCCGCCCGGAAAGCCGCGACGGCTTTGCCGCCAAACTCTCCACCGATCTTGGCAAGAAGGTTACGGCCGTGGTCGACTGGGAGAGCTGCGTCAAGGGCGCCGACATCGTCGTCGAGGCCTCGCGTCTGCCGGAGCCGCAGCCGCTGCTCAAGACCGAATGGGTCAAGCCCGGCGCGCTGGTCGTGCCCTATGGCACGATGAGCGCGGTGGAGTTGTCGCTGACCGACATCATGCAGAAGATGGTCGTTGACGACTGGGGCCAGTGCAAGGGCGGCAAGTTCGGCTCGCTGCGCGCCCATGTCGAGACCGGACGGCTGAGCGAGACGACGCTGCACGCCGAACTCGGCCAGATCGCCGCCGGCCTCAAATCCGGGCGTGAGAGCGACGACGAGACCATCCTGTTCTGGCATCGCGGCCTGTCGCTCTCCGATATTGCGCTGGGCAAGGCGATGCTGGCCAAGGCAGGGGAAAAAGGCATCGGCCAGAGGCTGCGTTTCGCATGA
- a CDS encoding HAL/PAL/TAL family ammonia-lyase yields the protein MSALVLTGAGVGTGDVAAVARETRRVEIGPEIIARLEKARKVLDQAAASGQQIYGLNTGLGANLGTSVEGDASAFQRQLLEGRSGAVGETLPVETVRATMVARASMLSAGGSGLSPAVFVALVDALNAGVHPVMPSLGSIGAGDLVLMTALARLLIGEGEAEYQGRRMPAAKALMMARLAPISLAPKDGLSLINASAVSAGSGALAITDTLSALAQQQQAGALTMEGFGANRTILDPRLQMARPAAGQQEAAKALHDLLARDEMPAPTTLQDPLSIRCMPSIHGALIEAIGQAKRAVEIELNAAADNPLVLGDDELVMSTGNFHTASLSLAFETLSLAIAQCAAASVARFIQLTGSGRNGLTKYLSPIGGASAGFVPLQKTATSILAAIRHKANPVMLDFLPVSEGVEDHATQSLLAVSKCAGMIALWRRLIAFELMAAAQAVDLREGLTLAPRTGAIYAAVRAHVSMLKDDRPLGADAEVLHAMLANGAWRGTATVGKEAE from the coding sequence ATGAGCGCGCTCGTCCTCACCGGAGCCGGTGTCGGCACTGGCGATGTCGCCGCCGTCGCCCGCGAAACGCGCAGGGTGGAGATCGGACCCGAAATCATCGCCAGGCTGGAGAAGGCGCGAAAAGTGCTCGACCAAGCCGCTGCCTCCGGCCAGCAGATCTATGGCCTGAACACCGGGCTCGGCGCCAATCTTGGCACCTCCGTCGAAGGCGACGCCAGCGCCTTCCAGCGTCAGTTGCTGGAGGGCCGCAGCGGCGCGGTCGGCGAAACCCTGCCGGTCGAGACCGTGCGGGCCACCATGGTCGCCCGCGCCTCGATGCTGTCGGCCGGCGGCTCCGGCCTGTCGCCCGCCGTGTTCGTCGCGCTGGTCGATGCGCTCAATGCCGGCGTCCATCCGGTGATGCCGTCGCTCGGCTCGATTGGCGCCGGCGACCTCGTGCTGATGACCGCGCTTGCCCGGCTGCTGATTGGCGAAGGCGAAGCCGAGTACCAGGGCCGCCGCATGCCGGCGGCCAAGGCACTGATGATGGCCCGCCTCGCCCCGATCAGCCTGGCGCCGAAAGATGGACTGTCGCTGATCAACGCCTCGGCGGTCTCCGCCGGCAGCGGTGCCCTCGCGATAACGGATACGCTGTCGGCGCTGGCCCAGCAGCAGCAGGCCGGCGCGCTGACCATGGAAGGATTTGGCGCCAACCGCACCATCCTCGATCCGCGCCTGCAGATGGCGCGGCCGGCCGCCGGACAGCAGGAGGCGGCGAAAGCCCTACACGACCTTCTCGCCCGCGACGAGATGCCGGCGCCCACCACCTTGCAAGACCCGTTGTCGATCCGCTGCATGCCGTCGATCCATGGCGCGCTGATCGAGGCGATCGGCCAGGCAAAACGCGCCGTCGAGATCGAACTCAACGCCGCCGCCGACAACCCGCTGGTGCTGGGCGATGACGAACTGGTGATGTCGACCGGCAATTTCCATACGGCGTCGCTCTCGCTGGCTTTCGAAACACTCAGCCTGGCGATCGCGCAATGTGCCGCCGCGAGCGTCGCCCGCTTCATCCAGCTCACCGGTTCGGGCCGCAACGGCCTGACCAAATACCTGTCGCCCATCGGTGGCGCGTCGGCCGGTTTCGTGCCGCTGCAGAAGACGGCGACATCAATTCTGGCCGCCATCCGCCACAAGGCCAATCCGGTGATGCTCGACTTCCTGCCCGTTTCGGAAGGCGTCGAGGACCACGCGACCCAGTCGCTGCTCGCTGTTTCGAAATGCGCCGGGATGATCGCGCTGTGGCGACGGCTGATCGCCTTTGAATTGATGGCCGCCGCCCAGGCCGTCGACCTGCGTGAAGGGTTGACGCTCGCACCACGCACCGGCGCGATCTATGCGGCGGTGCGCGCGCATGTATCGATGCTGAAGGACGACCGGCCGCTGGGGGCCGACGCCGAGGTGCTCCACGCCATGCTTGCCAATGGAGCGTGGCGAGGCACTGCGACAGTCGGCAAAGAAGCCGAATAA
- a CDS encoding MocE family 2Fe-2S type ferredoxin, producing MADWVEACTVDDVEAEDVIRFDHGGRTFAVYRSPDDEFFATDGYCTHEKAHLADGLVMDDIIECPKHNGRFNYKTGQAKGAPVCVNLATYPVKIEAGKVMIQI from the coding sequence ATGGCCGATTGGGTTGAAGCGTGCACGGTGGACGACGTCGAGGCAGAGGACGTCATCCGCTTCGATCATGGCGGCCGCACCTTCGCGGTCTACCGCTCGCCGGATGACGAGTTCTTCGCCACCGACGGCTATTGCACGCACGAGAAGGCGCATCTGGCCGACGGGCTGGTGATGGACGACATCATCGAATGTCCGAAACACAATGGCCGCTTCAACTACAAGACTGGCCAAGCCAAGGGCGCGCCGGTCTGCGTCAATCTCGCGACCTATCCGGTGAAGATCGAGGCCGGTAAGGTGATGATCCAGATTTGA
- a CDS encoding fatty acid desaturase family protein gives MAKKRDYSLVGESTRAAIETGLASAEWYHTDVPRKAMKELMQRSDGPAIRDTIIWLAVIVGSAAGIVWFWGSWWMVPFLFVYGVLYGSSSDSRWHECGHGTAFRTRWMNDVVYHIASFMLMRNPVQWRWSHARHHTDTIIVGRDAEIAVMRPPDLLKAALAFTGILDFRYSLPTLVRQAFGTLSDDEKSYIPEMEQHKAVVAARWHVAIYIVTIALAVVLRSWVPLVLIGLPRLYGTWHMVTTGLLQHIGLADNVVDHRLNTRTVYMNPISRFIYWNMNYHVEHHMFPMVPYHALPRLHELIKHDLPEPNPSMWHAYREVWPVLLRQLKYEDFYLKRELPPTARPYRGEFHEVDMSAAAE, from the coding sequence ATGGCAAAAAAGCGCGATTACAGCCTGGTCGGCGAAAGCACGCGGGCCGCGATCGAGACCGGACTTGCCTCGGCCGAGTGGTATCACACCGACGTGCCGCGCAAGGCGATGAAGGAGCTTATGCAGCGCTCGGACGGTCCAGCGATCCGCGACACCATCATCTGGCTCGCTGTCATCGTGGGTTCGGCCGCCGGCATCGTCTGGTTCTGGGGCTCTTGGTGGATGGTGCCGTTTCTGTTCGTCTATGGCGTGCTCTACGGCTCGTCGAGTGACTCGCGCTGGCATGAATGCGGCCACGGCACGGCGTTCCGCACGCGCTGGATGAACGATGTCGTCTACCACATCGCCTCCTTCATGCTGATGCGCAATCCCGTGCAATGGCGCTGGAGCCATGCCCGCCACCACACCGACACCATCATCGTCGGCCGCGACGCCGAGATCGCCGTCATGCGTCCGCCCGACCTGTTGAAGGCGGCGCTGGCCTTCACCGGCATTCTCGATTTCCGCTATTCGCTGCCGACGCTGGTGCGCCAGGCCTTTGGCACGCTGTCGGACGACGAGAAGAGCTACATCCCCGAGATGGAACAGCACAAGGCGGTGGTCGCCGCCCGCTGGCACGTCGCCATCTATATCGTCACGATCGCGCTTGCGGTCGTGCTGCGATCATGGGTGCCGCTGGTGCTGATCGGTCTGCCGCGCCTCTATGGCACCTGGCACATGGTGACGACCGGCCTGCTGCAGCATATCGGGCTCGCCGACAATGTCGTCGACCACCGGCTCAACACCCGCACCGTCTACATGAACCCGATCAGCCGGTTCATCTACTGGAACATGAATTATCATGTCGAGCATCACATGTTCCCGATGGTGCCGTATCACGCACTGCCCAGGCTGCATGAACTGATCAAGCACGATCTGCCCGAGCCGAACCCGTCAATGTGGCATGCCTATCGCGAGGTCTGGCCGGTGCTGCTGCGGCAGCTGAAATACGAGGATTTTTATCTCAAGCGCGAACTGCCGCCGACGGCCAGGCCCTATCGCGGCGAGTTCCACGAGGTCGATATGTCGGCGGCGGCTGAATAG
- a CDS encoding aldose 1-epimerase family protein, with amino-acid sequence MVELYGKTLSRRQVAERSGMLSQFAGVRLMTLGDGIERGIRMLEFRTGSGLRFTALVDRALDISDCDFKGQAIGWHSPSGFRHPGLHDYEGESGLAWARSFSGLLVTCGLDHILGREDVPAENYNYPGKKTVTHALHGRVGTIPARLTGYGERWDGDRCVLWAEGIVQQSAVFGEDLHLIRRIEADVGGNEIRLSDRVVNHGFNRTPHMYFYHVNVSHPLLDQGSRYLAPIRDVVWAGHAGARYEAQKVGYRTMPEPQMGFSEQVWQHEMGADAKGQVPVAVVNDRLGLGFEVVTRKDQLPCAYQWQNFQAGQYALGIEPSTHHVLGDLAARERGEMIWLEHGEARAYDAVFRVLDGAGEIAAAEGRIAAIARQPEQDYPRPSGTFPRLAGRA; translated from the coding sequence ATGGTAGAGCTTTACGGCAAGACGCTGTCGCGACGGCAAGTGGCGGAGCGGTCCGGCATGCTGTCGCAATTCGCCGGCGTGCGGCTGATGACGCTTGGCGACGGCATCGAGCGCGGCATCCGCATGCTGGAGTTCCGCACCGGCTCGGGCCTGCGCTTCACAGCGCTGGTCGACCGGGCGCTCGATATCTCGGACTGTGACTTCAAGGGCCAGGCGATCGGCTGGCATTCGCCGAGCGGCTTTCGCCATCCCGGCCTGCACGATTATGAGGGGGAGAGCGGTCTCGCCTGGGCACGCTCCTTTTCCGGCCTTCTCGTCACCTGTGGGCTGGATCACATATTGGGCCGCGAAGACGTGCCGGCAGAAAACTACAACTATCCAGGCAAGAAGACCGTCACCCATGCGCTGCACGGACGCGTCGGCACGATCCCGGCGCGGCTGACCGGCTATGGCGAGCGCTGGGATGGCGACCGCTGCGTGCTGTGGGCCGAGGGCATCGTCCAGCAGTCGGCGGTGTTCGGAGAGGATCTGCATCTCATCCGCCGCATCGAGGCCGATGTCGGCGGCAATGAGATCCGGCTGTCCGACCGTGTCGTCAATCACGGCTTCAACCGCACGCCGCATATGTATTTCTATCACGTCAATGTCAGCCATCCCTTGCTCGACCAAGGCTCGCGCTATCTGGCGCCGATCCGCGACGTGGTGTGGGCCGGCCATGCCGGCGCGCGCTACGAGGCGCAGAAGGTCGGCTACCGCACCATGCCGGAACCGCAAATGGGGTTCAGCGAGCAGGTCTGGCAGCATGAGATGGGCGCCGACGCAAAGGGCCAAGTGCCGGTGGCGGTGGTCAACGACCGGCTCGGCCTTGGCTTCGAAGTGGTGACGCGCAAGGATCAATTGCCTTGCGCCTATCAATGGCAGAATTTCCAGGCCGGCCAGTATGCGCTGGGCATCGAGCCGTCGACGCATCATGTGCTCGGCGATCTCGCCGCGCGCGAACGCGGCGAGATGATCTGGCTGGAGCATGGCGAAGCCAGGGCCTACGATGCGGTGTTCCGGGTGCTCGACGGTGCTGGTGAGATTGCCGCGGCCGAAGGCAGGATCGCGGCCATCGCCCGCCAGCCAGAGCAGGACTATCCCAGGCCTTCCGGCACCTTTCCAAGACTGGCGGGCAGGGCATGA
- a CDS encoding sugar phosphate isomerase/epimerase family protein, translating into MMQAGIFTGYFPYGLEETAKKIRGLGFNTVQLDLHFRDVDLSAGQITKDKAKKVRDVFRDHNLPVCCVSGYTNIIHPDKAERDKRVGYLKEIIRNARHFGSPYVISETGTYNTESDWVHHPKNKTEEGFEECRKVIADLAQTAYDHGAVFLLETYVNNVVGSVEETVKMFAQVDHPGLGLLMDPTNYFETHNIDRMDQILNQVFDTLTDKIRIAHAKDVKRSGDDKSEKHADIGDADAMESHTFRGVGEIELPAPGLGSLNYDLYLKRLAEKHPNIPVIIEHLSEDDVPRAKTFLDGKFRANGL; encoded by the coding sequence ATGATGCAGGCAGGCATTTTCACGGGCTATTTCCCGTACGGCCTCGAAGAGACGGCGAAGAAGATCCGCGGGCTCGGTTTCAACACGGTGCAGCTCGACCTGCATTTTAGGGATGTCGACCTGTCGGCCGGGCAGATTACCAAGGACAAGGCAAAAAAGGTGCGCGACGTCTTCCGCGACCACAATCTGCCGGTCTGCTGCGTCTCGGGCTACACCAACATCATCCATCCCGACAAGGCCGAGCGCGACAAGCGCGTCGGCTATCTCAAGGAGATCATCCGCAACGCCCGCCATTTCGGCTCGCCTTACGTGATCTCGGAGACCGGCACCTACAACACCGAATCCGACTGGGTGCATCACCCCAAGAACAAGACCGAAGAGGGCTTCGAGGAATGCCGCAAGGTGATCGCCGACCTTGCCCAGACAGCCTATGACCACGGCGCGGTGTTCCTGCTCGAAACCTACGTCAACAACGTCGTCGGCTCGGTCGAGGAGACGGTGAAGATGTTCGCGCAGGTCGACCATCCCGGCCTTGGCCTGCTGATGGACCCGACCAACTATTTCGAGACGCACAACATCGACAGGATGGACCAGATCCTGAACCAGGTGTTCGACACGCTGACCGACAAGATCAGGATCGCCCACGCCAAGGACGTCAAGCGTTCGGGCGACGACAAGTCGGAGAAGCACGCCGATATCGGCGACGCCGATGCGATGGAAAGCCACACGTTCCGCGGTGTCGGCGAGATCGAACTGCCGGCGCCGGGCCTCGGCTCGCTGAACTACGACCTCTATCTCAAGCGACTGGCTGAGAAGCATCCGAACATCCCGGTCATCATCGAGCATCTGTCCGAAGACGACGTGCCGCGCGCCAAGACATTCCTCGACGGAAAGTTCCGTGCCAACGGCCTGTGA
- a CDS encoding Gfo/Idh/MocA family protein, producing the protein MAGKGFEPDVKVRTKEYRIGCVGAGMIMAECHLAAYHEAGFPVVAIASRTPANAQKVATRWGIPTVHDTPEQLIEDETVEIIDLAFPPDLQPALIRHALKQKHIKAILAQKPLALSVEEAVKLRDEAAKAGKILSVNQNMRYDQSMRVLKQIMDSGALGDIVFAQIDMHAIPHWQTFLEDYDRLTLANMSVHHLDVLRFLFGDPDEITTLTRKDPRTKFDHLDGITVSTLRFPSGMLAVSLEDVWSGPRQEGYKDDQHINWRVDGTKGVAKGTIGWPTGAASTLTYASAETTGGEWVSPSWETMWFPHAFIGVMEQLQHAVKTGTPPALSVADNVKTMALVEAGYRSMASGRTVKLSEIAI; encoded by the coding sequence ATGGCAGGCAAAGGCTTCGAGCCGGACGTTAAAGTCCGCACGAAAGAATACAGGATCGGCTGCGTCGGCGCCGGCATGATCATGGCCGAGTGCCATCTCGCCGCCTATCACGAGGCCGGCTTTCCCGTCGTGGCGATCGCCTCGCGCACGCCGGCGAATGCGCAAAAGGTCGCCACGCGCTGGGGCATCCCGACGGTGCACGATACGCCGGAACAGCTGATCGAGGACGAGACTGTCGAGATCATCGACCTGGCCTTTCCGCCCGACCTGCAGCCAGCGCTGATCCGCCATGCGCTGAAGCAGAAGCACATCAAGGCGATCCTGGCGCAGAAGCCTTTGGCGCTGTCGGTCGAGGAAGCCGTCAAGCTGCGCGACGAGGCGGCGAAGGCCGGCAAGATCCTCTCGGTCAACCAGAACATGCGCTACGACCAGTCGATGCGTGTGCTGAAGCAGATCATGGACAGCGGCGCGCTGGGCGACATTGTCTTCGCGCAGATCGACATGCATGCCATCCCGCACTGGCAGACGTTCCTCGAGGATTACGACCGGCTGACGCTCGCCAATATGAGCGTGCACCATCTCGATGTGCTGCGCTTCCTGTTCGGCGACCCCGACGAGATCACGACGCTGACGCGCAAGGATCCGCGCACCAAATTCGACCACCTGGACGGCATCACCGTGTCGACCCTGCGCTTTCCGTCCGGCATGCTTGCTGTATCGCTGGAGGATGTCTGGTCCGGCCCGCGCCAGGAAGGATACAAGGACGACCAGCACATCAACTGGCGTGTCGACGGCACCAAGGGCGTCGCCAAGGGCACGATCGGCTGGCCGACGGGTGCGGCCTCGACGCTGACCTATGCCTCGGCCGAGACCACCGGCGGCGAATGGGTGAGCCCGAGCTGGGAGACGATGTGGTTCCCGCATGCCTTCATCGGCGTCATGGAGCAGCTGCAGCATGCGGTGAAGACCGGCACGCCGCCGGCGCTCTCCGTCGCCGACAATGTCAAGACCATGGCGCTGGTCGAGGCGGGCTATCGCTCGATGGCATCGGGCCGCACGGTCAAGCTTTCCGAAATCGCTATCTGA
- a CDS encoding ABC transporter ATP-binding protein encodes MADIVFRNVTKRYGNTVAVDDASFTVNDNEFFCFFGPPLSGKSTILRLVLGLESPDAGEILIGGRPVNAVSPAERNVAMVFQNLALFPHMSALDNVRFPLVERGVAELQIKKRVADVAAKLHIGHILHKPPAQLSGGERQRVAIARALVRDPNAYLMDDPISALDARLREETRVELKRIQRELGKTLIYVTHDQEEAMSIADRIAILDNGRIRQIGAPAEIYDRPANTYVARLLGSPVMNILKSARGEGGVEAAEGTIRIADKAAPADAVEIGLRPEDIKVRPWADGGQGRPARVFEVEPLGGYTVVTLAAGQARLKALLRGQPDIRPDAMVAISCEPARVHYFGQSGGALAR; translated from the coding sequence ATGGCTGACATCGTCTTTCGCAATGTGACCAAGCGCTACGGCAACACAGTCGCCGTCGACGACGCCTCGTTCACGGTCAACGACAACGAGTTCTTCTGCTTCTTCGGGCCGCCGCTGTCGGGCAAGTCGACGATCCTGCGCCTGGTGCTCGGGCTGGAGAGCCCGGACGCCGGAGAGATCCTGATCGGCGGCAGACCGGTCAACGCGGTGTCGCCGGCCGAGCGCAATGTGGCGATGGTGTTCCAGAACCTGGCGCTGTTCCCGCATATGAGTGCGCTCGACAATGTGCGCTTTCCGCTGGTCGAACGCGGCGTTGCCGAGCTCCAGATCAAAAAGCGCGTCGCCGATGTCGCGGCCAAGCTGCATATCGGGCACATCCTGCACAAGCCGCCGGCACAGCTTTCGGGCGGTGAGCGGCAGCGCGTGGCGATCGCGCGTGCGCTGGTGCGCGACCCCAACGCCTATCTGATGGATGATCCGATCTCGGCGCTCGATGCGCGGCTGCGCGAGGAGACGCGTGTCGAGCTGAAGCGCATCCAGCGCGAGCTCGGCAAGACGCTGATCTACGTCACCCACGACCAGGAAGAGGCGATGTCGATCGCCGACCGCATTGCCATACTGGACAATGGCAGGATCAGGCAGATCGGCGCGCCGGCCGAGATCTATGACCGTCCGGCCAACACCTATGTGGCGCGGCTGCTCGGCTCGCCTGTCATGAACATCCTGAAATCGGCCCGGGGCGAGGGCGGCGTCGAGGCAGCCGAAGGCACGATCCGCATTGCCGACAAGGCGGCTCCCGCCGATGCCGTCGAGATCGGGCTGAGGCCGGAGGATATCAAGGTCAGGCCGTGGGCGGATGGGGGCCAGGGCCGCCCGGCGCGGGTGTTCGAGGTCGAGCCGCTCGGCGGCTACACCGTGGTGACACTCGCCGCCGGGCAGGCGCGGCTGAAGGCGCTGTTGCGAGGCCAGCCTGACATCAGGCCTGACGCCATGGTGGCGATATCCTGCGAGCCGGCCCGCGTGCATTATTTCGGACAGAGTGGGGGAGCGCTGGCACGATGA
- a CDS encoding ABC transporter ATP-binding protein translates to MSTIQLRNLTKTFGDFTALKTMDLDIANGEFMALLGPSGCGKSTTMNMIAGMEEPTSGRILFGERDMAGVPMGRRGVGFVFQNYAIFTHMTVRQNLAYGPRMRGAAKAEIDRRVGAIAELLQLTPLLDRKADRLSVNILQRVAIGRSAIMEPAIFLLDEPLSNVDAAFRAVMRTELKQLQRQFKQTMVYVTHDQLEAMTMADRIAVMDHGVLQQVGTPLEVYNNPTNVFVARFIGAPGMNLLKGRPAESDRGLVVDLGPLGATPPLPDELAATLRGARGDVLYGFRPEQVALAQDGRGLAMPVTFVERIGARTIVHLGQGEGAVKAVFDNDVGLSIGQTATVVPTAASVRIFDAASGLAMRAG, encoded by the coding sequence ATGAGCACGATCCAGCTGCGCAACCTCACCAAGACGTTCGGCGACTTCACCGCGCTGAAGACCATGGACCTCGACATAGCGAATGGCGAGTTCATGGCGCTGCTCGGGCCATCGGGCTGCGGCAAGTCGACGACGATGAACATGATCGCCGGCATGGAGGAGCCGACCAGCGGCCGGATCCTGTTTGGCGAGCGCGACATGGCCGGCGTGCCGATGGGCCGGCGCGGCGTCGGCTTCGTGTTCCAGAACTACGCCATCTTCACCCATATGACGGTCCGGCAGAATCTGGCCTACGGCCCGAGGATGCGCGGCGCCGCCAAAGCCGAGATCGACCGCCGCGTCGGCGCCATCGCCGAGCTGCTGCAGCTGACGCCGCTGCTCGACCGCAAGGCGGATAGGCTTTCGGTCAACATCTTGCAGCGCGTGGCGATCGGCCGTTCGGCGATCATGGAGCCGGCGATCTTCCTGCTCGACGAGCCGCTCTCCAATGTCGACGCGGCCTTCCGGGCGGTGATGCGCACCGAGCTCAAGCAACTGCAGCGCCAGTTCAAGCAGACCATGGTGTACGTCACCCACGACCAGCTCGAAGCCATGACCATGGCCGACCGCATCGCCGTCATGGATCATGGCGTTTTGCAGCAGGTCGGCACGCCGCTCGAAGTCTACAACAATCCGACCAATGTCTTCGTCGCCCGCTTCATCGGCGCGCCGGGCATGAACCTGCTCAAGGGCAGGCCGGCGGAGAGCGATCGTGGGCTGGTCGTCGATCTCGGCCCGCTGGGTGCGACGCCGCCGCTGCCGGATGAGCTGGCGGCGACCTTGCGGGGTGCACGCGGCGATGTGCTCTACGGCTTTCGGCCGGAGCAGGTGGCCCTGGCGCAGGATGGGCGCGGGCTTGCCATGCCTGTCACCTTCGTCGAGCGCATCGGCGCGCGCACCATCGTCCATCTCGGCCAAGGCGAGGGCGCGGTGAAAGCGGTCTTCGACAATGATGTCGGGTTGTCGATCGGGCAAACCGCGACCGTTGTGCCCACGGCTGCATCGGTGCGCATTTTCGACGCCGCCAGTGGCCTTGCGATGAGGGCAGGTTGA
- a CDS encoding carbohydrate ABC transporter permease, giving the protein MSAVTVSEDEMGAARAKPALRDEGARLGFRLTLPAQILVLFISVFPLLMQLYISVTDWSPLSGLGWWNAWEMWNSFANYTDLAADARFWSALKRTAIVMIVCVPAEFLLGLALATLFADDFPGKRIFYSILLMPMMVVPAVAGYMFFMLFQSGGPVNDILSAITGTPVTIAWLSDPTLALIAVMIADIWQWTPLMFLILLAGLVGVPEDQIKAATLLGANPWQRFVTIVLPKMKTIIIIALAIRVIENFKIFDTLYIMTGGGPGVATETISVYIYKVTTQDLIWGYVAAIALAILIVLSIVAVFAMKRMARARQVAA; this is encoded by the coding sequence ATGAGTGCGGTGACTGTTTCGGAGGACGAAATGGGTGCTGCGCGTGCGAAGCCGGCCCTGCGAGACGAAGGCGCGCGGCTGGGCTTCCGGCTGACGCTGCCGGCGCAGATCCTGGTGCTGTTCATCTCGGTCTTTCCGCTCTTGATGCAGCTCTACATCAGCGTCACCGACTGGTCGCCGCTCTCGGGCCTCGGCTGGTGGAATGCCTGGGAGATGTGGAACAGTTTCGCCAACTACACCGATCTTGCCGCCGATGCCCGCTTCTGGAGCGCGCTGAAGCGCACGGCGATCGTCATGATCGTCTGCGTGCCGGCGGAGTTCCTGCTCGGCTTGGCGCTGGCGACGCTGTTCGCCGACGATTTTCCCGGCAAGCGCATCTTCTATTCAATCCTGCTGATGCCGATGATGGTGGTGCCGGCGGTGGCCGGCTACATGTTCTTCATGCTGTTCCAGTCGGGCGGCCCGGTGAACGACATTCTGTCCGCCATCACGGGCACACCAGTCACCATCGCCTGGCTGTCGGATCCGACGCTGGCGCTGATCGCGGTGATGATCGCCGATATCTGGCAGTGGACGCCGCTGATGTTCCTCATCCTGCTGGCCGGCCTGGTGGGCGTGCCGGAGGACCAGATCAAGGCCGCGACCTTGCTCGGCGCCAATCCCTGGCAGCGCTTCGTCACCATCGTGCTGCCGAAGATGAAGACCATCATCATCATCGCGCTGGCGATCCGGGTGATCGAGAACTTCAAGATCTTCGACACGCTCTACATCATGACCGGCGGCGGCCCCGGCGTCGCCACGGAAACGATTTCCGTCTATATCTACAAGGTCACCACGCAGGATCTGATCTGGGGCTATGTGGCGGCGATCGCGCTCGCCATCCTGATCGTGCTCTCCATCGTCGCCGTGTTCGCCATGAAGCGCATGGCGCGGGCAAGGCAGGTTGCGGCATGA